A genome region from Gouania willdenowi chromosome 9, fGouWil2.1, whole genome shotgun sequence includes the following:
- the LOC114469779 gene encoding sesquipedalian-1, which translates to MKLNERSVAHYATCDSPPDKTGFLFKKGERNTSYHRRWFVLKGNMLFYFEERDSREPIGVIVLEGCTVELCESAEEFAFAVKFDCAKARVYKMAAESHAAMESWVKALSRASFDYMRLVVKELEDQLEELQQAVAGAAAGGSQASLKSTRRSQRAQSRSDASSSSSSITSITMPSQRSQHGEVQLSSGSSRENGVAWSKAAATAALANGYTDVASPCVAWKGKADSDGAAPPPPVPPRRQGASLESTVSPGTDCFYKLHQWYGRDVEELREQWLQGQ; encoded by the coding sequence ATGAAGCTGAACGAACGCAGCGTGGCGCATTACGCCACCTGTGACTCCCCGCCGGACAAAACAGGCTTCCTCTTCAAAAAGGGCGAACGCAACACGTCGTACCATCGACGCTGGTTCGTACTGAAGGGAAACATGCTTTTCTACTTCGAGGAGCGTGACAGCAGGGAGCCGATTGGCGTCATCGTCCTGGAGGGCTGCACCGTGGAGCTGTGTGAGTCCGCAGAGGAGTTCGCCTTCGCCGTCAAGTTCGACTGCGCCAAAGCCCGCGTGTACAAGATGGCGGCGGAGAGCCACGCGGCCATGGAGTCGTGGGTGAAAGCGTTGTCCAGGGCCAGCTTTGACTACATGAGGTTGGTGGTGAAGGAACTCGAGGACCAGCTGGAGGAGCTGCAGCAGGCGGTGGCCGGAGCAGCAGCTGGAGGCTCACAGGCAAGCCTTAAGTCCACCAGGAGGAGTCAGCGAGCGCAATCCAGATCTGacgcatcatcatcatcatcatctatcACATCCATCACCATGCCTTCCCAGAGGAGCCAGCACGGTGAAGTCCAGCTGAGCTCTGGCTCTTCCAGGGAAAACGGCGTCGCGTGGAGCAAAGCAGCTGCTACAGCGGCTCTAGCCAACGGCTACACAGACGTAGCGTCGCCGTGCGTGGCGTGGAAAGGCAAAGCAGACTCTGATGgagcagctcctcctcctccggtACCGCCGCGGAGACAAGGAGCGTCTCTGGAAAGCACTGTGTCCCCAGGAACAGACTGTTTCTATAAACTACACCAGTGGTACGGCAGAGATGTGGAGGAGCTGAGGGAGCAGTGGCTGCAGGGacagtaa